Genomic DNA from Desulfonema ishimotonii:
GCGGCTGACCGCATCGTATATCATCGCCTTCATCTCCCTGATATTTCCGGGGAAAGCGTAGTTTTTCAATAAAACAGACAGTTCTTTGGGAGGTGTCGGCTTCTTTTTGCGGAGCGCCTGAGCCGCCTCCTCCAGAAAATGCTCGACCAGCAGCGGGATATCCTCCAGCCGGTCCCGCAGCGGGGGAATATGGATATGGTGGGTGCGGAGCCTGAAGTTGAGGTCTTTGCGGAATTTTCCTTTCCGCTGAAGCAGCCAGAGGTCAACATTGGTGGCGGCGATAATATGCATGTCCGTGTATTTGGGCTTATCCTGCCCCAGGGGCAGGTATTCGCCCTCCTGAAGCAGGCGGAGAAGTTTGACCTGGGAGGCCAGGCTCAGATCACCGATTTCATCCAGAAAAAGCGTTCCGCCCCTGGCGGTTTCAATCATTCCCCGGCGCGTCAGGTTGGCACCGGTAAACGCCCCTTTGACGTGACCAAAAAGTGTATCGGAAAACATCGTATCATCCAGCCCGGCGACGTTAACGACCACCCAGCTACCGTTTACAGCGCTGACCCGATGGATACATCTGGCAATCAGCTCTTTGCCGACGCCGGTCTCTCCTGTGATCAGAACAGGCTGAGGACTCTGGGCAATGGATTCAATATACTGAAATATGGAAAACATTTCAGCATTATTCGTGATAATTTCCGCGAACACATCCTTATTTTCGAGAGTATGTGACATAACGGTTTCCATCATAATAGTTGAGTGCGAATATTACAGGACAGTCATTTTATCGGAATATATTTCCACTGTTTTTTATAATAAATACGGAATTCGTCAATAGGTCAAGAACTTATTCCCTGGTAGGAAATTCCTACTTTCGCCGGCCCCCGTACATCATCCCGGCCCTGAGATTCGGAGCGCATCGTCTCCCGGCACATGATTTTTTACCTTAAATTCTCTTAAATTGATTTAAAAATCAAGTGAATTCATTCCCAACTGAGGTATTGGTACGGATAACATAAAGGTTTTCGCGGATTTTGTTTCTTATTTGTACCCCTGCCAGACAGGGATTCACTGTTTCCTGTTTACACCTGCCCCTTATGTGCAAAAAAAACTTTAAATGCTTGTATATATACAATGTTTTTCATAAAAATCACAGGCCGAACATTTTTTTCAAAAACAGTACAACTGTCTGATCATAAAAAACCTTATGTTACAGATTTTTATGAAAAGGCTCCGAAACAAAACCTTTATTCTGAAGTTCTTTCAATCGTTAACTGCTGTCAAAGGCTGAGGATAAAGGTGTTGAACGTATTTGTCTGATTTTTTGGGAAACATTTAAGGATAAGTATCGTTCATACGACTGAAAAATGCAAGAAGCATTCTGGTTCAAGGGCCCATGTGGTCCGTCTGAAATCCGGCAGGACCGGACACCTTTACACGATCAGTTCCCGCTGCGCTTCGATCCACTCCGTCCGGCGGACATTATGCACTTGTCTTTAACAATACTTCGGACAGTTTTTATAACCTACTGTTTTTATTAGATTCGGTAATCTTGACTTAAGAAAATAAAATCTTTAAATTTTAGCAGGTTAGTTTTTTTCACAAATTTCTATTTTCAAAAACTGTCCGAACCATTGCTTTAACTGAGTGCGTTCATTTATGCCATCCATTTTTGCAGAGCATTACCCCGGAAATTCATCACCGGGCGGGAGATGATGTGAGCGTTGCAGATACCGGGCGTGCAGGACCGCCGCGCACACACACCGGCTGCCCTCTTTATCACGTTTCAGAAACGCTATCCCCTCCTGCGGCTTCATCCGTCCCGGCTTCGGAGGCCGGGTAATTGGGATAGAGGTCTGAGAACATCGAATGGCTGAGTTCCGG
This window encodes:
- a CDS encoding sigma 54-interacting transcriptional regulator, with the protein product MSHTLENKDVFAEIITNNAEMFSIFQYIESIAQSPQPVLITGETGVGKELIARCIHRVSAVNGSWVVVNVAGLDDTMFSDTLFGHVKGAFTGANLTRRGMIETARGGTLFLDEIGDLSLASQVKLLRLLQEGEYLPLGQDKPKYTDMHIIAATNVDLWLLQRKGKFRKDLNFRLRTHHIHIPPLRDRLEDIPLLVEHFLEEAAQALRKKKPTPPKELSVLLKNYAFPGNIREMKAMIYDAVSRHKSKVLSLDVFKEHIDQGHKNNFEMLEENISAISEFHPFRPFRELPSIKQATHMLVEEAMRRSNGNQSIAARMLGISQPALSKRLKSRAKKAS